Within Gammaproteobacteria bacterium, the genomic segment GGCCACCCTAAGGTCAGCAACGATCAGCTGGTCGATGTTGTCATGGGTGCCGTTGGCAGTGCGGCTAATGACAAGCTGGGTAACGTCGTGCGTTTGCTGGTTGAAAATGGCCGACTCAATGTGGTGTCTGAAATTGTTGTGCTTTATGCCGGTTACCGCGCTGATGCTGAGCGCCGTGTTGATGCAACCGTCACGTCTGCTTATGAAGTGACTGTTGCGCAGCAAGAGGCCATTAAGGTTTCATTGAAAGCGCGACTGGGTCGCGATGTTGCATTGACTTGCCACATTGACCAATCATTGATTGGTGGCGCGGTGATTCGCGCAGGAGATCTGGTTATCGATGGTTCTGTCGCCAGCAAATTGAACAAACTTAATCTGGCTCTAGGCCACTAAAATATAGTTATTTAAGAGGATCAAATCATGGCGTTATCAGCCTCAGAGATCAGTGAGCTTATTAAAAAACGTATCGAGAACTTCGATACGACAACCGAAGCCCGTACCGAAGGTACCATCGTCAGTGTTACTGACGGTATCGTTCGTGTTCACGGCCTGGCCGACGTTATGTCGGGTGAGATGCTTGAATTCCCCGGCGATACTTTTGGTATGGCGCTGAACGTCGAGCGCGATTCTGTCGGTATCGTCGTGTTGGGTGACTACCTTCATTTAAAAGAAGGCGACAGTGTTAAATGTACTGGCCGTATACTTGAAGTGCCAGTGGGTGAAGCGCTGTTAGGCCGCGTTGTTAACGCTCTCGGCGTGCCTATCGATGGCAAAGGCGCTATCGAAACCCCGCACAGCTCACCAATTGAAAAGGTAGCGCCGGGTGTGATTGCCCGTAAATCTGTTGATGAGCCAGTGCAAACGGGACTGAAAGCGATTGATGCCATGGTGCCCATAGGCCGTGGTCAGCGCGAGTTGATTATTGGTGATCGCCAGACCGGCAAGACAGCGGTAGCGATTGATACCATTATTAACCAAAAAAGCACCGGCATTAAATGTATCTATGTGGCGATTGGTCAAAAGGCCTCATCAGTTGCTGCCGTAGTACGTAAGCTTGAAGAACACGGCGCAATGGATCACACCATTGTTGTTGCCGCCACTGCAGCAGACTCAGCGGCGATGCAGTTTATTGCCCCTTACGCTGGTTGTTCCATGGGTGAATACTTCCGCGACTTGGGTCAAGACGCGCTGATTGTTTATGACGATTTGACCAAGCAGGCCTGGGCCTACCGTCAGGTGTCGTTGTTGCTGCGTCGTCCACCAGGCCGTGAAGCTTATCCGGGCGACGTGTTCTATCTCCATTCACGTTTGCTTGAGCGCGCTGCGCGTGTTAACGCCGAACATATTGAAAAGATCACCGACGGCAAGGTTAAAGGCAAAACTGGCTCATTAACCGCATTACCTATTATTGAAACACAAGGTGGTGACGTATCGGCCTTCGTTCCGACTAACGTGATTTCGATTACCGATGGCCAGATTTATCTGGAAAGTGATTTGTTTAACTCCGGTATTCGTCCAGCCATTAACGCTGGTTTGTCCGTGTCACGTGTTGGTGGTGCAGCGCAGACCAAAATTATTAAAAAGCTCGGTGGTGGTGTGCGTCTTGATTTGGCGCAGTATCGTGAATTGGCAGCATTTGCCCAGTTCGCATCGGATCTTGATGATACAA encodes:
- a CDS encoding F0F1 ATP synthase subunit delta, producing MAEKSTLARPYAQAIFSLAKAANDYATWGNALSALADVTNAAPIKAILGHPKVSNDQLVDVVMGAVGSAANDKLGNVVRLLVENGRLNVVSEIVVLYAGYRADAERRVDATVTSAYEVTVAQQEAIKVSLKARLGRDVALTCHIDQSLIGGAVIRAGDLVIDGSVASKLNKLNLALGH
- a CDS encoding F0F1 ATP synthase subunit alpha, whose amino-acid sequence is MALSASEISELIKKRIENFDTTTEARTEGTIVSVTDGIVRVHGLADVMSGEMLEFPGDTFGMALNVERDSVGIVVLGDYLHLKEGDSVKCTGRILEVPVGEALLGRVVNALGVPIDGKGAIETPHSSPIEKVAPGVIARKSVDEPVQTGLKAIDAMVPIGRGQRELIIGDRQTGKTAVAIDTIINQKSTGIKCIYVAIGQKASSVAAVVRKLEEHGAMDHTIVVAATAADSAAMQFIAPYAGCSMGEYFRDLGQDALIVYDDLTKQAWAYRQVSLLLRRPPGREAYPGDVFYLHSRLLERAARVNAEHIEKITDGKVKGKTGSLTALPIIETQGGDVSAFVPTNVISITDGQIYLESDLFNSGIRPAINAGLSVSRVGGAAQTKIIKKLGGGVRLDLAQYRELAAFAQFASDLDDTTRAQLERGQRVTELMKQPQYSPLSVAEQAVSLIAANEGFLDDVELNKIVSFEAALHSYMKSSHNDLLDKINASGGFGDEIKDGLKSAISSFKSTGTW